The DNA segment ttctgaatttctGTTCATTTTTCTGGTCCTTCCATTGTTCTGTGTTGCCGGATGCGTTGGTGCTCCGGTTATTTCTTCCCTGGTTATTGTGTATGCTATTGATTTGTCATCTATGATGGAAACGGACACAAAACAACACctaaataaaacaaacaaaccCACCTAAAGATGGAAAGAGAACGAGCAGCATCACTACAAACTACACATCCTACTATAGAATCAACAACAGAAGATTATATCATCGTCAGTGTCCCCCTCgcaaataaaatttaacaaagATTGCTCGTGGGAGTTTTGGTTGCTTATGGAGTTATTCAATGCTTAGAACATTAACATTGGAAGTCTTTGAACATATTAAAATCTTCCTTGCAGATTTGTGCTATTTTGGAAGTGAAACAGACTGCGTGTGAACTGTTTAGCAGGCATGGCAAGCTTTTTGACAACATCGGCCATCAGCTATTCTCCTGTCAACAATGGTTCCAGGGGATTTGGCAAGTCAGGGGATTTTTCTAAAGGAAGGTGTTGCATAAAAGCAATGAAGATAGAAAAATCATTGGAGGAATTGTACAATGTGAAAGTGGAAAGAAAAGTTTCTCCTGAGAGACTAACCCAGCTTGGAGTATCAAAATGGTCAGTGTGGAAGACTGGGGAAAGCAGGCTCCCCTGGGATTGGCAGGTAGACCAACTGGTGTACATAGAAGAAGGGGAAGTGAGAGTTGTACCTCAAGGAAGTAAGCGTTTCATGCAATTTTTGGCTGGAGACTTGGTCCGGTACCCAAAGTGGTTTGAAGCTGACCTCTGGTTCGATGGCCCATATCAAGAACGTTATAGTTTCAGAGCATATGGTGATGACTAAAGTAACATGCACTTCCTATCTGGATGTTTCAAGTAATAGATGTGTTTTATAGTTTTAGTCGTCCAGTTCTAAATgtattttcaatatatttgaATGATTGCGATACTTCGCCATAAGATTTGGTCACAATTGCTTATGTTGTATCCTTTTTCATGTTTTGTCTATGCTAGGCAAGACTACCCGATGAGTTAATCCAGACCAACTTCGTATTGCATCATTATACTAAGCTTGCAGATgcaatttgttttttaaaacctatcaacataaatatatattttaagataatGCAAACGAGTACATGCAAAAAACATCTCTTCATAAATGTAAGGGCACACATTCACTTGGAGCTGTGGATGTGCGTGCTACTTTATATTTGGCAAAACACTCACTGGGTGGGATAATGAAGGGTGTACAGAGATGTATCATTAAATCCCAATCCTTGAAAGGCGACATATATTTCAAAGAACCGAACCCACAATAAATAGGAAAAAGAGTATAATGAAAAGCACCAAATTTCGAACGTGTAATGGCCCCTCTAGAAAAAAATTTACAGGCAGTTCAGCCAGCAAATAAAACACAACTGCCAGAGGGAACAGTACATGTGAACAAAGGTTGGGATCTTTTTCTACAAAAGGCAAGAAATAGAAATTACCAATGTTTAAATTACAGAAAGGTGGCAAAAGGAAATAATTGTTTTTGTATCACTGCATAATCTCAATGGCTAAACTTCTAAACAAACATTGCCTATTATAAACTACATTCCTTATGGTACATAGTACCCATGATTCCAGAACAAATTATGGAGACAAAATGCCCAGAAACAAGGAGCAGCCTGATATCCACACCAACGCCCCATTCACCTTTGTTCCTCATCATGGGGTCAGAACAAACAATTTGGATCTCTGATAGCTCTCAACCTCCGGCAGTAGCCAATTGATTTGCACTTGTTGTGATAGCGACCGAGGACACAAACCTTGAGACAAGGATGGCCTCATTGCTTACAACATTAGCTGCAGCAACATCTTCCAGTTGTTTCCATATGGATTCCCGCTTTTCTAGCTTCTCCCTATTcttgatttcttcttcttgaAATCTCATCAAGCACTCGTCAAAAACTGCCTGATCGGCATCAGAGAATATTTTTCTAACATTCAGGGTCAAACTCTGAACAGCTTGGTTCCAATGGCCCCGTATATTTTTCTCCAAAGCAGGGAATATCATAGGCAGTATCATTTTGCTGTTTTGTAAGATCAAATTTCGAATATGGTCATTGTTCCACAGAAACAGAGCTCGTTCAGCTACCTGCCAACAGAATAAAGATAACATCATATACGTACTTTTATAGTGCACTTAAGCTGTGTTTCATTGTTTAGTTTTAATCTTTGAGACTAATTCTTGATAATAAAACTATAGTATGTATTCGTAGCAATGCAGCTCATATAACAAAGAATCCAAAAATCTAAAATCTACAGTTCTCCCAAATGCAAGTTCTAACATAAAAGACAATCATATTAATATATTGTTGCAACATAAGTTCAACTAAAGGaaaattcaataattatttcatatgaaattatgaataaatatcAAATTTCTGAAATTTAACATAAGCCTATAGCAGTCCCAAATACATGTTTTAGAATCTGTTTGAACAAATTTTTCCATAAGAACTTCTAAAAGAgaaacataagaaaaaaaataaaatgagtttTACCACAAGTTAAAATTAGTTCATGCATTTGAGAATTTGTAGAAGTTCTCAGTCATCGTCTCTAAATTTTTAACTAATGCATAAgctaattttaacttatgaaGAAACTCAATCcgttttttcttcttatttttctcttagaGAAGTCATCATAGAAAGTTGTCCAAACAAGATCGTTATATAAAAGGAAACCATATATAATGTGTTGTTGGCAATATAAGTTCAATTCAAGCAAAATTGAATAATCATTTCATATGAAATTATGAATCATATCAAAATTTCTGAGATTTATACGTAGAGCCATAAGATAACGATATTCTCCAAATGACCATGAAAAGAAGAAGGGATGTCAAGTCAAATACTATCCCCccaaaaacaaagaagaaaaagaaatgaagatgaaaatggaaaaaaaatccaATGTTAATGTAACATAGTTGGGCTCTGTAGTATCAATACAAGCACTCTTGGTAGAGCTTTTGTTAAATTTATCACAGTTTTAACAATTACAAAATGCATTATATCACGTTATTAACAAGTGTCCTCTACAATAATCTGAAGGACCAAATATGACCCACTACAAACTACCATTTCATAACTTATGAATTTGAACCCCTTTTTCATACAACTTCTGAATATCTCAATCCTGAATGCACAAACAAATTTGCCCATTATTTTGCCAAACTGGATTGCAACAGTAGAAAATTGGATTCTATTATGTTGTTAAGATTTGAATATCATTAtatgctttttctttttcatttttaatactTTAGGCTAACTAACTTGCTGATTTAGGATAGACTACCAAccataaaaaaatcttatgaaTATATTGCACTCTGGCTTTTATGTCCCTAAATGTTAAAAAACCAACCACCACTATTATGACATGTAAATTTAAAGTAGTGAGACTTGATGGTCGAAACCTGAAGTCAATTGAGGTAGTACATCATTACACAGCCACCTACTTACCCAATTTTTCCTGATATATTCTTACCCTAGTATATTCAGATAGTCTTCAAAACCACACCTAGTTTCCTGCTGTAAATTCATACAAGGcctatcaaaataaaattcatacaTTTTCCTATTTTAGTCATGCTATCTTGGACCCACACACAGAGTCATGCGCATACACAGAAATGAAATGGCATTGTAAAAATTGAGTAATCTTCAAATATTAGATAGCATTTAAGATAGCTGAGAGAAGCAAAATGGAAATGAATAACATCAGAATACAGATATAAAGAGCTGTGGTGTTGTTAGCAAATGCTAATAAAATGAATGCAGAATTCATAAGAAAATAACGATGGAATTTCATAAGCACCTGAAAGTGTAAGCTATTAAGGCATCTACCAATTCGACGAAATAATGGGATCACACATCTCTGAAACTCTGCTGGTTGAGTTGCCTCTAAAACTTCCTCCAACTCACCAAGGAACATTACCTCCTTTGCACTATTAGTTATCGGCCAATATTTCAAAAGGCCTCTAATCACAGTATCAGCTAGCTTGACATCCTTCTCGACAAACTGAGTAATACAATAAGAAAGCTGTTGATGATAAAGAGAAACGCACTTAGGCTTGTGTAGCGGAATCAGTGCCCGGACAAGGAACAGTTTATGCTCTGCCTTTAAAGGCAAAGCAAAACCATTAATTATGCTGCCCAATATTTCAAGCAACTCTGCAATCCCGCTATGTTTCTCTGTCTCAAATATGAACAAGTAAAAGATATTGTTGATAGCTTTTCTAATGAATGGTCGATGCACCATGAACTTCCCATAAATACGGTGGAGAATAGTCTTCAGGTAATCCCTCTCTCTTTGGTCTTCCGAGTCAAAAAGGTCAAGCAGCTTCAACACAAACGAGTGATCAATGTATCTTTTCGCAAGCTTAGCATCTGTCTCAGGTGAAGCAACAAATCTAAAGAGAAATTCGTACACAATCTGCAGATGAGGCCACGCCGGTTCCAAAACAGGTTCCTCTTCATCAGGCTCACTGATATCTGCCAACTTCCCATCATGATTCGAAGAAGGTAAAGCGCGAAACAAATTGGTTGCTACCATCTTTGTCATCTCCAGCATCGCTGACTCGTTAAACTTCGAATTCACAGATGAAACGTAATCAACAAGCTCAAGCAGAGTTTGCCGTTTGacgtccttctccttgagatgCTTGGCCGGATCATTAAAATCAAACACCACACAGCACATATTCaattttctaataaaaagaTTCTGCTTCTCCGAGCTAGGGACATCCCTAAAACTAGGCAAAGCCTCATAAACTGTAGAAGCCATTATTGAACCCGATATAGAAGCTGATTTCTTAGCTTGATTGGTATAGTGTTGAGCAATACTCTCATTCCCAGAACGAGACCCAACTGAACCAGAACTCGAAGATTTTGAAGAAACGGAATTCGACTTCAAGAGGGTATTAGAAGATGAGTTCAGTGAGAAACCATCATTAAACCCTCCTTCCCCGTCTGAATTGCCGTGAGATGATTTTGAGGGTTTGCGAGGTATTTTACCTAAAATCTGTTTAATCATATCTAGAGAACCCCCGAAGCCAGAAAAAACCAACCCCAACTTTGTACTAATTAATCAAACTTTCACAATCTCGATCAGAAACATTATCGAACACAATTAATGAAACACGTGGGAGGGTTCGATTTAAGCGGCCCAAATACCCAAATCAGAAACCCGTACCTCAGAAAATAGCAGTGAAAATTGTACTCATAAATTCACGGATTAAGGGTGCAAACGCTAGGGCGAGAAGAAATTGACGGTATGTAGAAGTGGAAAGCACTTACATTGAGAAAAAGCGTGCGAAGAAGGCACGAGAGGGGAAGAAAGCGAGAGAAAATGCAAGAAAATTAGAGAGAGTGAAGTGTAAAGAGGGAAATTGGTCCCAGAACATTAGCCCTAGTGAGAGAAACACGATGATGTGGCCCAAATTTCATACTTCAATTTTACtactttttataatttcttatcATGTGTAGtctgtaattatttatttttatataatcatattttcatatagctaaaattaaaatttataacaattatatattttagttttttaactattttttatcaaataattctTAAATTTTGAAGTTATAATAGTAAAAACATAAAACTTTTTGAAGTAGATTAAAATGATTTCATTTTATTGCGTGTATTGGGGAGCTAAGTAATTTATAAGTTAGTTTAGtatcttttttatataaaaatatatatattaaaagtgttttattaaggatattttgaaaaaataaatattaacttaAAAGTTTTGATTGAagtaatcaataaaaaataatagaatttcCACGAGACTTTGCAACAAATTGATTATGGTATGCATTGCAACATTGAAAAACTCTCTTCCACTTATTGGTAAATTCTTCTTAATTTAACTATCTTCTGAATCAATTTTATGGTATAGACAAAGTGATTACTATTTATCATTATTAAGACTCCATTTAAATATGTACtatacaaataaattatttataaatacttCTGACTCAGAGagtatatttagtttttttttttcaaaacattgtctgtattaataaaatatgaaattataatgatttttttctataaatataatataattcttttaaaactCATGTTAGGCACATGCATGTTCCATCATATGAAAATAgcatgaaataatatatatatatatatatatatatatatatatatgaagagACTAACCAAACTgatataaagaaaaacaaaaaaaactagtttaaaaaaattaaagaaaaataaaataaagataagaagagaaagaaaagaactttCACTTTCTCATATATACTCAGTTTTACTCCACTTTACACAAAcacaatttatttacataataattaaaaagaaagggttaattatatgataaatgaatttagaaatcatttcaATAGTTTAAATAATTAAGATTAAATTTTTGGTTGGGATAATtaggatttaattttttttattgggttTAAAGTTGAGTGAAAATAAAGCATTAtagaaaaattcaaaatattttaagaataagggtgtaaaaacttataaaatttaaggattttataaaattcagaatttaagaaaaaaaattattttaaagatagaATTAATTtgtcttcttttttatttttcccaatttttttctcttctcacTTCAAGGAAAACTATATtctttccttttaaaaaaattgtagatTCAAGCTACTAAAACACAAGGTTTTAATGTCAATTCTGAAACAAATTCTTTTAAggaagttttttttcttctttctctccaTGTAAGTTTCAATTTCTTTCACTTTCCAAATTTCACTCAGCAAATTCTAATTCCATTAAGTAGATTGCTAATtcttttttgaaaaattgaaattttattatttttttattctgattatttctctttaatatttatagcaatgatttaatttaataattataagtggatatttttaaagttttctttaATGTTTGAAAAATTGGCATTtagtaaaaaatgatttatttaatgaaatatgtTAGATTGATATGAATAACAATTAGCCTAAGTGGAGTTTAGTATGTATTGAAGAGTAGAATCATGAACAGAATAAGGTATTAAAGTTTTACCTAACTTCAAAGTCTTTTCTTTCAAATCACCATAATGAGGATTTAAATTATAAGAATTGCATGAAAGTTATTAAATGCATATCTTTGCATACTCACAATAAATTACCTCAATTATACATTTATTAATTGTTAACCTACcaaatgattataaaaatacttGTCTGATCTGTATACCATATTAATGAAACTTCCTATTGTGATATTTCTATATTTCAATTATTAACTAtcaatgtttattattttatattttcttatgttttctaagtatttatttgatttaatctatatttaaaaaagtaaCTTTAATTTTACGTGGAAAGTTTTTATGTCGAACTTCCTTCGTTTTATAATTTAAGATAAGAtttactaaattaatttataaatgaaacCTAAAAcacaaaatactttttaaaaattaattacatatttactttttttaatgcACTAAGTGATTATAAAAGTACTCACCTAATTTATgaatcaaattaataaaatttatcttttatcttgtTTTGGTTACTgggaataataaatatatttagcaTACTTTTGCCTTTCGTTACTTgtattattaagaaaaacacttgccaaattagtaattttttctcttacattttcatttttcaattattaaagttttattctttttacatttataaatatagttatttattcaatttaatatatatttaccaAAGTAACCTCTATTTAGTTTTATCCggaacttttttttaaaaataatacaagatAGAAAACATATTTCATGTATCTTTCCTTCTTCCTTTTTCAATGTATTAAGTGACTATATATCATATTCACtttcttaattattaattttcaatttttgttcttttttatgtttactaattttatttatttaatttaatttaatttatatttacaaaattacgcttaatttttgaaaattagtTCTTCAGTACAtacttcttttcttttataacATAAGATGCTCGTGAATAGTAACATTACTTTAAAAAAGTCATGTTCTCTCcttttatacaaatatttttctcCATAAACTGTGTACTAAACTAAATGGTCCTTAACTTAAGGGTGCTAAGAATCAAGTCTTTTATTATGTACTTTAAATTTAAGGGCTAAAATGAAAACCATCATCCTCCAAAATTGGTAACACGCTATCAGGATTTTTAAATGTCCAAATTTATTACTGCATTACAAAGAGATGTCAGTGACATCTTTTTGGGCTATTTATGTATGATTCATAGCCTAGCATGACACTTAACTAGTTCACATGAAAACAGCACCCTAAACAAAAATCCTGAATAATTTAGATAGCAGATACTTAAGATTTAGCATCGATTTTGAAGGGAAAGATGATGCAAGTCAACAGGTTGTCCTTATGATCCTTAAATCTCAGCTTCACATTATAGGTACCCTGCATAAATGCCAATGTTAAATAGATACTAGACAAATAAGTCAAAAGTTCATGGAAAAACAGAGAAGTTGTAAATGAGAAATGTGTCGAAgaccaaaacaaaaacaatctGAGTGAGGAACCAAAAATAGCATACACGATCTAATAGTTATTTGGATTAACAAGTACCACATTAAGCTACAGGAGTTACACAGCTCAAATGGCCCTTGATTTGGTTaacaaataataacaaaaactaTAGAATATGCTTTCTTCTCATGAAATTTGATGAATATCTCATATCCAGATCGACTAGTGATAAAGAAATTTCATAGTATCAGGTCATCTGCTTATCAGAACAtccattaatatataattttacatatATCTTGTTGGCTTTTGCGTGAATGAGATGTGTTAAAAATCCTAACGGTTGTTATTGGAGAGAATGTGTTGAAGATTTCAAATCTactgataaaaacaataaaaacatttcatagtatataagggGTGTAAAACTTCATAGTATATAAGAGGTGTAAAACTTATTAGGCTTAAAAACATGTATTAGTTGGAAGAGATGAAACCAGAAATTTCAATCGAGATAACTTAATATCATTGTGACTTCTACAATTTATGATTAGGACTCATGAGGAAAGTATTAGCTAACCAAATTGAATTAGGAGTTACAAAACAAAACTATTATTAACAGTGCACCGAATAATCATTTCTAGTGTGGTTTTCTGTGCTAAACCAAGCCATGGTTGTTCAAAAAGTATCAATGAACTAAACAGAACCATGAACCAAACTGAGTTTACTTAAAAGAAACCAACCGAGGAGCAATGCACCAAACCAAATGTGCAGTTTAGGTAAACTGTTTCCAATTCAATTTGGTGCGAGTAAACCATTTTTCAGTC comes from the Phaseolus vulgaris cultivar G19833 chromosome 8, P. vulgaris v2.0, whole genome shotgun sequence genome and includes:
- the LOC137823545 gene encoding uncharacterized protein — encoded protein: MASFLTTSAISYSPVNNGSRGFGKSGDFSKGRCCIKAMKIEKSLEELYNVKVERKVSPERLTQLGVSKWSVWKTGESRLPWDWQVDQLVYIEEGEVRVVPQGSKRFMQFLAGDLVRYPKWFEADLWFDGPYQERYSFRAYGDD
- the LOC137823544 gene encoding serine/threonine protein phosphatase 2A 59 kDa regulatory subunit B' gamma isoform-like; translation: MIKQILGKIPRKPSKSSHGNSDGEGGFNDGFSLNSSSNTLLKSNSVSSKSSSSGSVGSRSGNESIAQHYTNQAKKSASISGSIMASTVYEALPSFRDVPSSEKQNLFIRKLNMCCVVFDFNDPAKHLKEKDVKRQTLLELVDYVSSVNSKFNESAMLEMTKMVATNLFRALPSSNHDGKLADISEPDEEEPVLEPAWPHLQIVYEFLFRFVASPETDAKLAKRYIDHSFVLKLLDLFDSEDQRERDYLKTILHRIYGKFMVHRPFIRKAINNIFYLFIFETEKHSGIAELLEILGSIINGFALPLKAEHKLFLVRALIPLHKPKCVSLYHQQLSYCITQFVEKDVKLADTVIRGLLKYWPITNSAKEVMFLGELEEVLEATQPAEFQRCVIPLFRRIGRCLNSLHFQVAERALFLWNNDHIRNLILQNSKMILPMIFPALEKNIRGHWNQAVQSLTLNVRKIFSDADQAVFDECLMRFQEEEIKNREKLEKRESIWKQLEDVAAANVVSNEAILVSRFVSSVAITTSANQLATAGG